The sequence TGACTACCAGTATACGACGGGCCAGCCAATCGGGCAGCCGTTTGGGTTGCAGGCGCTGGGCCTGTTCCGGGATCAGGCCGATATCGCGGCGAGTCCCCGGCAGATTTTTGCCCCGGTGCAGCCCGGCGACATCAAGTACAAAGACCAGAACGGCGACGGCATCATCGACCAGAACGACACCCGCCCGATCGGCAACACCTCGATACCAACCCTCACGCTGAGTCTGCATTCGCGGCTTCAGTACAAAGGCTTCGATCTGGAATTCCTGTTTCAGGGGGTAACCGGCCGAACCACGTATTTCGGCGGTACGCTCTTCCAGGCGTTCCAGAACAACGGGCAGGTGGGCCCCATTGCGCTGAACCGCTGGACGCCCGAAACGGCCGCCACGGCAACGTACCCACGGCTGTCGGCCTCCAATAACCTGAACAACTTCCAGTTTTCCGATTACTGGCAGCGCGATGGTAGCTTCATCAAGCTACGTAGTCTGGAGCTGGGCTACACCGTTGCTAGTCAGCTTATTAGCCGTGTAAAGCTGAGCAACGCCCGCCTGTTCGTGAATGGGACGAACCTGTTCTCGCTCGATCGCATGGACGGGTATGCCGACCCCGAGGTGATTGGTGGCTATCCACCGTTGCGCACCGTCAGTATAGGCATCCGGCTTCAATTCTAAGACAGCAGTTAATCAAGACAAACCCAATGAGACGATTTGTATCCATAGGCTGGGTGGCCGTCATGGTCTGGCTGAGTGGCTGTGTGAACCTGGACCGCGAGCTCAATACCGAGATCACGCCCCAGCAGGCGACAACCTCCTACGACTACACGTTAAACCGCGTAAGTTCCATTTATTCGGATCTGCCCGCGGGCTACCTGCAAATTGATGGTGCCATGACGGCGTCGGCAACCGACGAGGCGGAACATACGCTGGAAACATCCAATGTGCAGAAGTTCAACACCGGGTCGTGGAATGCCATCGACAACCCCGACAACCTGTGGGCGACCTTCTACCGGGGTATTCGCAAAACGAACCAGTTCCTGGCGGCGTCAGACAGCGTGAACCTGAACCAGTACAAACTGGACCCCACACCGTCGGCACAAACCGTGTATCAGAACCGGCTGGCCGAGATTAAACGGTGGAAATACGAAGCCCGCTTCCTGCGCGCGTTTTTCTACTTCGAACTGGTAAAGCGCTACGGTGGCGTACCGATTATCAATCAGGTGCTAACGGTAGAATCTGATTTTCAGAGCATAAAGCGCAACTCATTGGCCGACTGCATTCAGTTCATTACCGCTGAGTGCGATTCGGCGGCCAGAAACCTGCCCGTTGTCTATTCGGCGCCGGCGTCTGATCTGGGCCGCGCCACGCGGGGAGCGGCGCTGGCGCTCAAGAGCCGGGTGCTGCTGTATGCGGCCAGTGATCTGTTCAATACGCCGACCTGGGCGGGCGGCTATGCCAATCCGGAGCTGATCTCGCTGACCGGCGACCGGCAGGCACGCTGGAAAGCCGCCGCCGATGCCGCCAAAGCCGTGATTGATCTGGCCGGTACGGGCTATGTGCTGAACACCAACTACCGAAACCTGTTCATTACCAACAGCTACACCCTGCCCGAAATCATCTTCGCGCGCCGGAACGCGTCGAACCTGAACGACTTCGAGAAGGCCAATTACCCCATCGGCTACGACCTGGGCAACAGCGGCACCACGCCCTCGCAGAACCTGGTCGACGCTTACGAAATGACCAACGGGACCAAGTTTGACTGGAACAACCCGGTGCATGCGGCCAACCCCTACGCCAACCGCGACCCCCGGCTGGGGCTGAACGTTATTCTGAACAACACCCCCTATAAAGGGCGAAATGTTGAGATCTGGCCGGGTGGTCGGGACGGTAAGGGCATCGTCAACGCTACGAAGACCGGGTATTACCTGAAAAAGTACGTCAACGAGAATCTGAACCTGCTGCTAAACAATACCACTGCCTATTCCTGGAATCTGTTCCGACTGCCCGAAATCTTCCTGAATTACGCCGAAGCCCTGAACGAGGCATCGCCCGGCCACGTCGACATCAAAACCTATGTTGATCGGGTACGTGCCAGGGCGGGCGTAGGCATGCCCGCGTTACCGGCTGGTCTGTCGCAGACCGAGATGCGGGAACGAATCCGAAATGAGCGGCGGGTTGAGTTGGCGTTTGAAGACCACCGCGGCTGGGATGTGCGCCGCTGGATGCAGGGGCCACAGTACCTGGGCGCACCGCTAATGGGGGTTGAGATCAACCGGGTGGTCAATGGCACCACTACCACCTTCACTTACAAACCGGTTGTGGTCGAAAACCGGGTTTTTGAGCCTAAAATGTACTTATATCCCATTCCACAGGGCGAGTTGAACACGTCGAGAGGATTGATTCAGAATCCACTCTGGTAACCCGTGCCAGGTACGTACCTACTCTGCTTTCCTAACGCCACCACTGTATGGTCTCTCTCCTAACTACCACTCGGTTCATGCTGATCGGCCTCGGATTCGGTCTGCTGCTGGGTTCCTGTACATACGAAGAAATTGCCAAAGCCGACTATCCGCAGCAGATCCTGTACATGCCTGCGGCTAAAAACGGCGTGTTTGCCATCGCCAGTATCGCCACATCAGGAGCGTACCGGTTTACGGTCGACGGGGCCAACAAGAAAATTGTCATTCCCCTGAGCGTGTACCGGGGCGGCGTGTCAAACGAGGGCGATGTCGCCGTGACGGTGGCGGCCAATGCCGATACGGTCAGTCGCCTGATCAGCGCCAGCGCACTGGTGGGTACAACTTTGCTGCCCGCGGATAAAGTGGTGCTGCCAACGACCGTAACCATCGGGAGCGGCAGCTACGTGATCCCGTTCGACCTGAAAATCGACCTCGATTACCTCCGGACGGCTCCTGTTGGGCAAAAATTGGCGATGGCGGTGACCATAGCCAGCCCGCAAGCGCCGGTAAACCCCACCCTGAAAACGACGGTTATTTCGTTTGATCCGGCTATTCTGAAGCCGGTGCCCAATTTTACGTCGAAAGCAGACGCGGCTTCAGCTCGAAAAATCGCCTTTACCAATGCATCCCTGAATGCGGTCAGCTATTCCTGGGATTTTGGTGATGGATCGGCCCCGGTCACCGACGCTTCGCCAACGTACACCTATAGCAAGGCTGGTACCTATACGGTTACGCTTACCGCCACCGGAATCACGGGCAGTGCTGACGCTGCCCAAAAGACAGTCACTCTCTCCATACCATAAAACCGGGGCCAGCTTAGGCTGGCCCTCCCTCCGTATGCCGTCGATGGCATAGCCGGGTTGCCGGAGCAAGAGTCCGTTCTTTTTCTGAAACACGTATGGCGCATCTACTGACACTGACGCAACACAGCTGCGAGCGGGGCGATCTGACGGTCCTGGAACGGGTGCTTCCGGGTACGTTAAAACGTGTTTTCTACATCACCAATGCCGACGGTGCTGTCCGGGGTGGGCATCGGCATAAGAAAGCCTGGCTGGCGCTGACCTGCCTACAAGGAAGTGTCGATGTGTTAGTCGACAACGGGCAGCAAGCTACCGGCTTCACCCTCGATAAGCCAGATCAGTGTCTGGTTCTGGAGCCCGAAGACTGGCATCTTCTGACTGCTTTCCGCAATACGGCTATTGTACTCGTCGTGTCGAATGAAGGCTATGATGCGGCTGATTACATTGATCAAAAGCCTGGCTCAACCCATAACGAGCGAGCGTCGGCTTCAGTAGTATACTTCTGTTAATCAATAATATATGCGAAACGTTGGTCAACATGGGTTCGTCGGTATTGCGCTGGTTATCCTACTGGCCTGTTCGGGCCTGAGTTGGGCGCAAACGGGCGGGGGCAACGTACCTGAGGCTTACCTAAAAACCCTGCCGGCGCACCCCCGTCTCTTCGCCAGCGCCGACCGGTTCGCCGCTCTGGCAAAGCAATCCGACTCGGTTTCGCTGCACCTGAAAGCGTATATCCTGCACCAGGCGGAAACGCTGTTGACTGCTGAGCGGATCAACTACCCGACAACGGGCTTTAAGTTCGGGCCGATGCGGGCGGTGCAGGGCCGGATACTGACCCTGGCCATGACCTACCGGCTCACCCGCGACAACCGATTCCTCAGCCGGGCCCGTGATGAACTGCTCCAACTGGCTGCGCTGCCCGACTGGGCACCCAACCATTTTCTGGATGTGGGCGAAGGAGCCCTGGCCGCTGGCGTTGGCCTCGACTGGTTGTACGATGACTTAGCCCCCGCCGACCGCGAGCAGATTACCCAGGCGATCGTAAAAAACGCGCTGCTGCCGTCGCTCAACGTACCGGAAGGCAACGGCAGTTGGGTTGATGGCGATTTCAACTGGAATCAGGTGTGCCACGGTGGGCTGTCGATAGGGGCATTGGCCATTGCCGAACGCGAACCGGAATTGAGTCGGCAGATTATCAACCGGGCCATTAAAAACCTACCCCATGCCGGTGCCGTCTACGCCCCCGACGGCGCTTATCCAGAAGGACCGAGCTATTGGTCGTACGGCACCACGTTTCATGTGCTCTTGATCGATGCACTTCGGTCGGCGTTGGGCAGCAGTTACAGTCTCGAACAGTTTCCCGGCTTCCTGAAAACCGCCGACTTTAACTTGCAGGTGGTGGGCCCGAGCGGGCTTGATTTCAACTACTCCGATTACCACGTTGAGACGCAAAACGAGCCGATCATGCTGTGGTTCGCGCGGGAAAATCACCAGCCCGACCTGGCCCGGCAGGAAATCGCGGATATCCAAACGCTGTATCGCTCGGCCATGACCGGCGTGAAAAGCCCGGTGCATGAAAACCGCCACACCTCGCTCGAACTGATTTGGTGGAATCCGGCCTTGGGCACCAAAGCAACCGGTACGTCGCCGCTGCACTGGACCTCGACGGGTGTGCTGCCCATCGCCGTGATGCGCTCGTCCTGGACCGATCCGCTGGGTACGTTCGTAGCCATTAAAGGCGGCACGCCCAACCACTCGCACGCGCACATGGACGTGGGTAGTTTTGTGATGGAAGCCGATGGGGTTCGCTGGGCGCTCGATCTGGGCACCGAGAGCTACGACAAGATGCGCGCGGCCAAACTCGATCTCTGGAACTACGCCCAAACCAGCACCCGCTGGACGACCTTCCGCGTTGGTCCCGATGGCCATAACATCCTCCGTTTCAACGGTGCGCAACAACTGATAGGCGCAAGAGCCACCGTTGATGAGTTACCTGTTCGCACCGGCGCCGTCGGTAATTCGCTTGATCTGACGCCGTTGTACGCCGATCAGGTCGCGACGGCGCAGCGCACGGTTCGGTTGCAGCCAGATCGGTCGGTAACGCTGGACGATGCATGGACAACCGGCGATAAACCCGTATCGGTGGCCTGGCAATGGCTGACCAAAGCCAAGGTGAGCCGAATTCCGAAGGGCCTCTTACTGCAACAGGATGGTCAAACGCTGGAACTGCTGTTTAGCAGTTCAGGTACGTATCAGATCGATATTGACGACGTTTCGCAAGCCAGAAACCCGCAGGATTCGCCAAATCCGGGGGTGAGCCGACTGGTGGTTCGGATGGAAACACCCGCCCGGTCGGCTGCCAACCTTCACGTACAACTAGTGCCGGGCAGCGTTGCCCGGCAGCAACTCAACCAAACGTTACCTCATCGGTAAAGCCTATGCCTATTAATGCGTTTCCCTATCACGGCCTGTCGAAACGACTCTCCTTTTTGGGTTTAACCAGTTGCCTGCTGTCAGGTACGTTCGCCCCAACGGTGGCCCAGAAAATCGACACGTCACCCGACCGGGTCAAGACCGATCTGGCCGTTTCAATGCCACGTCTGGGCACCGTAAAGCCACGGTCAACCGACGAAATTCCGTCGTCGAACTGGCTGATCGGTTGCGAAACCCTCGACCGCGACTTTACCGATTACGACCAATACAAGGAATACCTGGTGCCGCTCGGGATTAAGCGGTTGCGCATGCAGGCCGGCTGGGATAAGACCGAAAAAATAAAAGGGCAATACGACTGGGCCTGGCTCGATCATATTGTCGACGATGCGCACAAGCGGGGACTCAAACCCTGGCTGCAAACGTCGTACGGGAATCATAATTACCCGCAGGGTGGTGGGTCGAACCTGGGGGCGGGGGTACCTACCTCAAACGAAGCACTCGCCGCCTGGGACAGGTGGGTAGAAGCGCTGGTGAAACGCTACAAAAACAAGGTGGTTGACTGGGAAATCTGGAACGAGCCCAACTTTGGCGACAACCTGGAAAATACGCCCGACAAAGCCGCTGCGATGAACATCCGCACCATCGATATTATCAAGCGCATTCAACCCGAAGCGAAGGTGTCGGGGCTGGGGCTGGGGCATATCGGCCTTGCGTATGCCGAGCGGTTTTTTAAGGTGCTGGCCGAGAAAAAGAAGATCAACCTTTTCAACAACTTCACCTACCACGATTACGTCTATAATCCCGATTCGCACTACCCGAAAGTGATGCAACTGCGGGCGGCGCTCGATCGATACGCACCCACTATTCCGCTGCGGCAGGGCGAGAACGGCGCGCCATCGAGTCCGGGTTTTGGACGCGGCGCGCTGGGCGATTACGACTGGTCGGAGCTGACGCAGGCCAAATGGTATACCCGGCGCATGCTGGGCGATCTGGGCCACGACATCGAAACCAGCGTGTTCGGCATCATCGAAATGGCCTACACGAATGGTCCTATTCACCGGCTGAATTACAAAGGCCTCATCCAGTCTGACTCGACGAAGCGGGCGATCCGGCCCAAAATGGCCTACTACGCGGTTCAGCACGTAACGTCCATCTTCGATCACACGCTGGAGCGGATCCCGAAGGTAGAGCACACGCACAACCGTAGCTACGTGCCCGCCAATGCCGATGAGGTTAGCTACACGCCGGGTACCGACCGGAGCCTGGCGGTCTATGGCTATCGGCACAAAACGTCTGGCAAGCAGCTTTTTACGATCTGGAGCGATGAGGCGATTCCCGTCGAATCGAACAAGACGCGTACACTGACCTTCACGTTTACCAATGCCCGCTTCGACCAGCCGGTTTACGTTGATATTATCACGGGTGGCGTCTATACGATTCCGGCGAACCAGTGGAAAAAAACGGGGATGACCTACACCTTTACCGACATTCCGGTCTATGATGCGCCGATTCTGATTGCGGATAAAAGCCTCATAAAAACCCAAAATTGAGGTCGTATACGCGTATCCAACGAATTCTCTACTAAACGTATGGACAGCACATTGCCCCAAAACCGCAGGGCGTTTCTCCGGCAGGTGAGCCTGATGAGCGCCGCCTTGCTGGCCTCCCGCATCGCGCTGGCGAGTGGAAAAGACGATCCGGTCATTCTGTTTACGTCGGGCTGGCAGGATGTCAACATCGGCGACATTGCCCATACGCCGGGGCTGATTGCCCTGCTGAAGCAGCGCCTGCCGAAAGCCCGGCTAATCCTGTGGAAACGAAGCCGAAGCGAGAAAGTGGAGACGATGCTGCACCACTATTACCCCGACGTGCTCATCATCCACGGCAATGTGGTCGATAACGTACCGGCGTCGGAAGCGGTCAAACAGGCGTTTCGGGAAGCCGACTTTTTCCTGCACGGTTCCGGGCCGATGGTCGTCGCCCTCGATTACCTGGAGGCCTGGCATGCGCAGACCAACAAGCCCTTTGGCCTGTTTGGCGTCACGATCCAGAACAGCTACCCCCGCCTGAAAACCCTGCTGTCGCAGGCGTCGCTGATATTCACGCGCGAAACGGCCTCGATCGAAGCATTGCGCAAAGCGGGCCTGTCGGGCAGTCACATCGCGTTTGCGCCCGATGCTACCTTCGCGCTGACCATCCGCGACGATACCAACGCCAACGCGTTTCTGGCGGCCAACGACCTGAAGCTCCGTCAGTTCATTTGCGCCATTCCCCGGCTTCGGGTCACGCCTTATTACCGGATCAGCGCCAACTCAGGCTGGAGCGAGGCCAAAATAAAGGAGGTCAACGCGCTGAACGATACCTGGAAAGAAGCCGACCATGCCAAACTCCGCGAGGCGATGATTGCCTGGGTACGGGCCACCGGCCACAAGGTGCTGGTTTGCCCCGAAATGACCTACCAGGCCGACCTTCTCGACGAACTGCTGATCGACCCGCTACCCGCTGACGTGAAGGCGAAGGTGGTCAAGCACGGCTACTGGCTACCCGACGAGGCCGCTGCTGTGTATGCACAGGCGCATACGGTGCTGAGTTTCGAATGCCATTCGCCCATTATGGCCGCCGTAAACGGAACGCCCTGTTTCTACCTGCGTCAGCCGCAGGACACGATCAAAGGCCAGATGTATTACGACCTTGGCTTGGGCGACTGGACGTTCGAGATCGAACAAACTACGGGCAGGCAGATCACCGACCGGCTGATGGAGGTGACGACGAACTACAAAGCAGCCCAGAAAAACGTGCAGAAGGCGCTGGCCAACGTGAACAGCCGCTACGACAAAACCTTCAGGATCCTGCGCGAAACCTGGTTGTAGGGGTTTCGCTGCCTGAGAGCAGGCTTGGTACACCGATGTGGGGGCGTGGCTACCGCCACCAATGATGCCCATCTCTGTGTGTGGGTCGAGCCACGAATTCGCGCCTGATTTTCCGGGAAAAAAGGCGTCGCCGCCCTTTTACAACCTATACCGACGTCAACTGGATGAAAACGCTATTCCTGTTCCTGCTGCTCGCCCTGAGCGTATCGCCTACGCCAACGTATGCCACCGATTACTATGTGTCGGCATCGGCGGGTAGCAACACCAACGATGGAAAATCGACGGCCAAGCCATTCCTGACCATTCAACGCGCTGCCGACCTGACAAATCCCGGCGACACGGTCTTTGTGATGAATGGCGTGTACAGGTCAACGTCGGGCCCCGTGCTGAACATCACCCGGTCGGGCTCGGCAACGGCCTGGATCACGTTTAAAGCGCTGAAAGGCCACTCGCCAACGATGATCGGCTCGGGCAACGTTTGGAACACCGTCTCGATCAATGGCTCCTACATCCAGTTCGACGGCTTCGAACTGATCGGCAACAACGCGAACCTGACCTACGCCGGGGCGCTGGCGATCTACAACGAAGCCAAGGCAGGCGGCACCAACTGGGCTGCGTACGCCAACTACAACACCAATGGCATCTCGATCGGCGGGCCCAGGGATGAAACCAAATTTCCGCATCACGTAACGGTTCGGAACTGTAAGGTGCATGATTTCCCGGGTGGCGGTATCAGCTCGATTCAGGCCGATTACACCACGATCGAAAACAACCTGGTCTATAACAACGGCTGGTATATGATGTATGCCGGCAGCGGCATCAGCATCCTGACTCCGTTCAACGTCGATAAGCTGACGACCTACAAAAACATCGTGCGGAACAACGTTTGCCACACCAACAAAACCACCATTCCGTGGCTCAGTCTGGGGCGGTTAAGCGACGGAAACGGGATCATCATCGACGTAAACCGACACAGCTACAGCGAGCAGGATGCGACCACGCCCAGCGCGAATGCCTACACGGGTCGAACATTGGTGGCCAACAACCTGTGCATCAACAACGGCGGGTCGGGTATTCACGCCTTCAAAGCCGATCATGTCGATATCATCAACAACACAGCCTGTAACAACGGCACCGTGGTGGGCTACGCCGAAATCTTTGCCAATACCTGCGATGACGTGAGTATCCTGAACAACATTATGTATGGTCGCGACGGCGGCGAGTGTAATTCGACCAACAAGAACACCAACGTTGTGTATGATTATAATGTGTATGCCAACGGGAAAGTGGCCGTGAAAGGGCCCAATGATATTGTAGCCGATCCGCAGTTTGTCGATCGAAACCTCGACCTCGCTACCGGCAATTTTACGCTGCAAGCCACCAGCCCCGCCGTCGACAAAGGCACCAACGTACCTGGAAAATTCAGCTCGGCTGATTTGCTGGGCGTACCCCGCCCGCAGGGAAGCAAACCGGATATTGGCGCCTATGAGTACCGGGAACAGATCAGCGTCATTACGGCGCTTGCCGAGGTAGCTGAGGTTGTGCGGATATCACCCAACCCGGTCGATAAGGTGTTGACGGTGACCAACGTACCTGGCACGACTGGTCGGGCTGAGTTGGTCAATTGCCTGGGACAGCCAATGATGCAGGCCCCACTGACTGGCAGCAGCACGCAACTGGACCTACAGAAACTCCCCGGCGGCTTGTACCTGCTGCTCGTTTATAGCGAGGGTAAATTGATCACTATCAGCAAGGTAATGAAGCAGTGAGCGGTTTAGTAGCTATCCTGGCCAACAGCGACGCCGACCAGGCACCGTAACCGTTTCAGCGCCACGTTGATGGTGTTGTAGACACTCTTCAGGCTGATGTCCATGACCGTGGCCGCCTGCTGGTAGCTGAGCCCTTTCATGTAGACCAGATACAGAATTTCCTTTTGCCGTTTGGGAAGCTGATTGACCTCATGAAGCACCCTTTGCTGTTGCTGTTCGA comes from Fibrella aestuarina BUZ 2 and encodes:
- a CDS encoding RagB/SusD family nutrient uptake outer membrane protein yields the protein MRRFVSIGWVAVMVWLSGCVNLDRELNTEITPQQATTSYDYTLNRVSSIYSDLPAGYLQIDGAMTASATDEAEHTLETSNVQKFNTGSWNAIDNPDNLWATFYRGIRKTNQFLAASDSVNLNQYKLDPTPSAQTVYQNRLAEIKRWKYEARFLRAFFYFELVKRYGGVPIINQVLTVESDFQSIKRNSLADCIQFITAECDSAARNLPVVYSAPASDLGRATRGAALALKSRVLLYAASDLFNTPTWAGGYANPELISLTGDRQARWKAAADAAKAVIDLAGTGYVLNTNYRNLFITNSYTLPEIIFARRNASNLNDFEKANYPIGYDLGNSGTTPSQNLVDAYEMTNGTKFDWNNPVHAANPYANRDPRLGLNVILNNTPYKGRNVEIWPGGRDGKGIVNATKTGYYLKKYVNENLNLLLNNTTAYSWNLFRLPEIFLNYAEALNEASPGHVDIKTYVDRVRARAGVGMPALPAGLSQTEMRERIRNERRVELAFEDHRGWDVRRWMQGPQYLGAPLMGVEINRVVNGTTTTFTYKPVVVENRVFEPKMYLYPIPQGELNTSRGLIQNPLW
- a CDS encoding PKD domain-containing protein produces the protein MVSLLTTTRFMLIGLGFGLLLGSCTYEEIAKADYPQQILYMPAAKNGVFAIASIATSGAYRFTVDGANKKIVIPLSVYRGGVSNEGDVAVTVAANADTVSRLISASALVGTTLLPADKVVLPTTVTIGSGSYVIPFDLKIDLDYLRTAPVGQKLAMAVTIASPQAPVNPTLKTTVISFDPAILKPVPNFTSKADAASARKIAFTNASLNAVSYSWDFGDGSAPVTDASPTYTYSKAGTYTVTLTATGITGSADAAQKTVTLSIP
- a CDS encoding sugar 3,4-ketoisomerase encodes the protein MAHLLTLTQHSCERGDLTVLERVLPGTLKRVFYITNADGAVRGGHRHKKAWLALTCLQGSVDVLVDNGQQATGFTLDKPDQCLVLEPEDWHLLTAFRNTAIVLVVSNEGYDAADYIDQKPGSTHNERASASVVYFC
- a CDS encoding heparinase II/III domain-containing protein, with translation MRNVGQHGFVGIALVILLACSGLSWAQTGGGNVPEAYLKTLPAHPRLFASADRFAALAKQSDSVSLHLKAYILHQAETLLTAERINYPTTGFKFGPMRAVQGRILTLAMTYRLTRDNRFLSRARDELLQLAALPDWAPNHFLDVGEGALAAGVGLDWLYDDLAPADREQITQAIVKNALLPSLNVPEGNGSWVDGDFNWNQVCHGGLSIGALAIAEREPELSRQIINRAIKNLPHAGAVYAPDGAYPEGPSYWSYGTTFHVLLIDALRSALGSSYSLEQFPGFLKTADFNLQVVGPSGLDFNYSDYHVETQNEPIMLWFARENHQPDLARQEIADIQTLYRSAMTGVKSPVHENRHTSLELIWWNPALGTKATGTSPLHWTSTGVLPIAVMRSSWTDPLGTFVAIKGGTPNHSHAHMDVGSFVMEADGVRWALDLGTESYDKMRAAKLDLWNYAQTSTRWTTFRVGPDGHNILRFNGAQQLIGARATVDELPVRTGAVGNSLDLTPLYADQVATAQRTVRLQPDRSVTLDDAWTTGDKPVSVAWQWLTKAKVSRIPKGLLLQQDGQTLELLFSSSGTYQIDIDDVSQARNPQDSPNPGVSRLVVRMETPARSAANLHVQLVPGSVARQQLNQTLPHR
- a CDS encoding beta-galactosidase — translated: MPINAFPYHGLSKRLSFLGLTSCLLSGTFAPTVAQKIDTSPDRVKTDLAVSMPRLGTVKPRSTDEIPSSNWLIGCETLDRDFTDYDQYKEYLVPLGIKRLRMQAGWDKTEKIKGQYDWAWLDHIVDDAHKRGLKPWLQTSYGNHNYPQGGGSNLGAGVPTSNEALAAWDRWVEALVKRYKNKVVDWEIWNEPNFGDNLENTPDKAAAMNIRTIDIIKRIQPEAKVSGLGLGHIGLAYAERFFKVLAEKKKINLFNNFTYHDYVYNPDSHYPKVMQLRAALDRYAPTIPLRQGENGAPSSPGFGRGALGDYDWSELTQAKWYTRRMLGDLGHDIETSVFGIIEMAYTNGPIHRLNYKGLIQSDSTKRAIRPKMAYYAVQHVTSIFDHTLERIPKVEHTHNRSYVPANADEVSYTPGTDRSLAVYGYRHKTSGKQLFTIWSDEAIPVESNKTRTLTFTFTNARFDQPVYVDIITGGVYTIPANQWKKTGMTYTFTDIPVYDAPILIADKSLIKTQN
- a CDS encoding polysaccharide pyruvyl transferase family protein, with amino-acid sequence MDSTLPQNRRAFLRQVSLMSAALLASRIALASGKDDPVILFTSGWQDVNIGDIAHTPGLIALLKQRLPKARLILWKRSRSEKVETMLHHYYPDVLIIHGNVVDNVPASEAVKQAFREADFFLHGSGPMVVALDYLEAWHAQTNKPFGLFGVTIQNSYPRLKTLLSQASLIFTRETASIEALRKAGLSGSHIAFAPDATFALTIRDDTNANAFLAANDLKLRQFICAIPRLRVTPYYRISANSGWSEAKIKEVNALNDTWKEADHAKLREAMIAWVRATGHKVLVCPEMTYQADLLDELLIDPLPADVKAKVVKHGYWLPDEAAAVYAQAHTVLSFECHSPIMAAVNGTPCFYLRQPQDTIKGQMYYDLGLGDWTFEIEQTTGRQITDRLMEVTTNYKAAQKNVQKALANVNSRYDKTFRILRETWL
- a CDS encoding choice-of-anchor Q domain-containing protein; this encodes MKTLFLFLLLALSVSPTPTYATDYYVSASAGSNTNDGKSTAKPFLTIQRAADLTNPGDTVFVMNGVYRSTSGPVLNITRSGSATAWITFKALKGHSPTMIGSGNVWNTVSINGSYIQFDGFELIGNNANLTYAGALAIYNEAKAGGTNWAAYANYNTNGISIGGPRDETKFPHHVTVRNCKVHDFPGGGISSIQADYTTIENNLVYNNGWYMMYAGSGISILTPFNVDKLTTYKNIVRNNVCHTNKTTIPWLSLGRLSDGNGIIIDVNRHSYSEQDATTPSANAYTGRTLVANNLCINNGGSGIHAFKADHVDIINNTACNNGTVVGYAEIFANTCDDVSILNNIMYGRDGGECNSTNKNTNVVYDYNVYANGKVAVKGPNDIVADPQFVDRNLDLATGNFTLQATSPAVDKGTNVPGKFSSADLLGVPRPQGSKPDIGAYEYREQISVITALAEVAEVVRISPNPVDKVLTVTNVPGTTGRAELVNCLGQPMMQAPLTGSSTQLDLQKLPGGLYLLLVYSEGKLITISKVMKQ